TCGTAGGATTTTTCCTGGTCGGGCAATTGGCCATTCCCCTACTGCTGAGACTCGTGGGCTTCAGCTTTTCGGCCTTTGGCATCCGCGCCAAGGCCGCCTACACCCTCACCTACTACCTCTCCATGTCCAGCTTGGGCTTGCTGGTGCTCTATCTATCCATTCGCAGCTATTTTCCCCTGCCCAAAAACTGGTTTCGCTTCAGCTTAGGCGATCGCTGGCTAGCCTGGGGCGTAGGTGGCTATTTTGTGGCCCTACCGCTGATGATTGTGGTATCGCTGCTCAATCAACAAATTTGGCAGGGACAAGGGGGCAGTAACCCTCTGCTGCAAATTGTCCTAGAGGAAGGCGATCCCATCTCCCTCAGCATCTTTTTCTTCACGGCCTCCATCGCCGCGCCCGTGTTTGAAGAACTGCTGTTTCGTGGCTTCTTGCTCTCATCCTTAACGCGCTACTTCCCCGTATGGGGAGCCATTGTG
This portion of the Candidatus Obscuribacterales bacterium genome encodes:
- a CDS encoding type II CAAX endopeptidase family protein, coding for QQAIAQSTLGKLAVIGLMPVVGSLIGIVLLIVMVVQRVLKGPESLLAQNGSLAWETPWNWEIIWQVLIVGFFLVGQLAIPLLLRLVGFSFSAFGIRAKAAYTLTYYLSMSSLGLLVLYLSIRSYFPLPKNWFRFSLGDRWLAWGVGGYFVALPLMIVVSLLNQQIWQGQGGSNPLLQIVLEEGDPISLSIFFFTASIAAPVFEELLFRGFLLSSLTRYFPVWGAIVVSGLVFAIAHLSLSEVLPLTLLGCILGVVYTRSRNMLAPMVLHSLWNGATMLSLYVLGSN